The Sediminispirochaeta bajacaliforniensis DSM 16054 genome contains a region encoding:
- a CDS encoding lysophospholipid acyltransferase family protein, translating to MTKAARIVDPVLKTILRGLCRIDASQLDMVPSAGPLIIMVNHINFLEVPLMHLYTTPRPALGLVKKETWDTPFLGFLARIWEAIPIDRSGVDLSALKQASEHLKNGGIIMLAPEGTRSSDGVLQEAHAGVISLAVRNKSPILPVAHFGGEAFWDNWKHLRRTDVTFKVGVPIKVDFHGQTVTGSKRKAALNELMASLAMMMPEHYHGYYAEAVTQCRRDGFHWLREVPASE from the coding sequence GTGACAAAAGCGGCTCGAATTGTAGACCCTGTTCTTAAGACGATTCTTCGAGGATTATGCAGGATCGATGCAAGCCAGCTGGATATGGTGCCCTCGGCCGGTCCCCTTATCATCATGGTAAACCATATTAATTTTCTTGAAGTTCCGCTCATGCATCTCTATACCACTCCCCGCCCGGCCCTTGGGCTCGTCAAAAAAGAGACCTGGGATACCCCTTTCTTAGGATTTCTTGCGCGAATATGGGAGGCAATTCCAATCGATCGATCGGGAGTGGATCTGTCGGCATTAAAACAGGCAAGCGAGCACCTTAAAAACGGAGGAATCATCATGCTTGCCCCGGAGGGAACCAGAAGCAGCGACGGAGTGCTTCAAGAGGCCCATGCGGGAGTTATCTCTCTGGCGGTCAGGAACAAAAGTCCGATTCTTCCTGTGGCCCATTTTGGAGGCGAAGCCTTTTGGGATAACTGGAAACATCTTCGAAGAACGGATGTGACCTTCAAGGTCGGTGTACCGATCAAGGTCGATTTTCACGGACAGACCGTGACGGGAAGCAAACGGAAGGCAGCACTTAACGAACTCATGGCCAGCCTCGCTATGATGATGCCGGAGCACTACCACGGCTATTACGCCGAAGCGGTTACGCAATGCCGCCGCGACGGCTTTCATTGGCTCAGGGAGGTTCCCGCCAGTGAGTGA
- a CDS encoding lysophospholipid acyltransferase family protein — translation MIRTVIYVLFLTLILILSAIFVVFPALLLRILGMHRASTAWLSSIGSFIHRLVIFATGARVTVKGMENFPALRQRGSLCLVANHQSYFDIPLVIGFLPGITGFIAKKEVFNVPFINLWMLALGCIKLDRSSPRSSVRAIEKGIDSIKKGKAVMIFPEGTRSKSEKVGPFKAGSLKLATRSGAIIVPLTIEGTADMFEAKGWITPSRVTITINPPIDTKSLSQEESRGLAERLRRTIIDAGTTLV, via the coding sequence ATGATTCGGACCGTTATATATGTGCTCTTCCTGACTCTCATTTTGATACTCAGTGCCATTTTCGTGGTATTCCCGGCCCTGCTGCTGCGGATTCTGGGCATGCATCGGGCATCGACTGCTTGGCTTTCTTCGATAGGTTCCTTTATCCACAGGCTTGTGATCTTCGCCACAGGTGCAAGGGTGACGGTCAAGGGGATGGAGAATTTTCCTGCACTCCGGCAGAGAGGCAGTCTGTGCCTTGTTGCAAACCACCAGAGCTATTTCGACATTCCCCTGGTTATAGGTTTTCTTCCCGGCATCACCGGTTTCATCGCAAAAAAAGAGGTCTTCAACGTCCCTTTCATCAATCTCTGGATGCTTGCCCTCGGTTGTATCAAGCTCGATCGTTCCAGCCCCCGCTCCTCGGTCAGAGCGATAGAGAAGGGCATCGACTCCATAAAAAAGGGCAAAGCGGTCATGATCTTTCCCGAAGGTACCCGCAGCAAAAGCGAAAAGGTCGGCCCCTTCAAGGCAGGCAGTCTCAAGCTGGCAACCAGGTCGGGTGCCATTATCGTTCCCCTCACCATCGAAGGAACCGCCGATATGTTCGAGGCTAAGGGGTGGATCACCCCCTCACGAGTAACCATCACCATTAACCCTCCAATTGATACGAAGAGCCTTTCGCAGGAGGAGAGCAGGGGCCTGGCTGAGCGGCTGAGACGTACCATTATCGATGCAGGAACGACGCTTGTCTGA
- a CDS encoding glycerol kinase 5 has product MDSEQRFLLAFDAGGTTIRAIIYKENGDELARAFRTTSEIRSEQGAVEHDPEELFQALLAAGREALSKAAIPPEKIAGAGITVQRATFCLWDKKSGKPQCNFISWSDVRAGDKAFKMNRSCIWSGMKIAAAVGGFITRSPMLTATGMLSFVTDHVLVRLCWLFEQRPELRQAAKRGDLLFGTIETWFLYRLTGNRVHATDTSNAAATSLYNPFEMKWNAIFCKLFSIPMRMLPEVKNSADQFGLTDPSCFGASIPITALIGDQMAALFGHGCFTPGDVKISQGSGSFVDINVGRQGKVSRRGLFPLIAWTLRGKPVYMLEGSVATAGRLIDWLGNGIGLSDTPAVLNDYASQCDDTEGVIFVPTAAGIRFPYFNPKARGTIFGLSLSTHRRHVARAVLEGIAHRVVDILEGIEKDTGMSIRRIKVDGGVSRSNVLLQAIADLSGHEVERPDETDMTARGTAALAGLGAGVWKSEEELGSMRMSYDHFHPHFDHNQRREKRRRWNEALKTLVKLYH; this is encoded by the coding sequence ATGGATAGCGAACAACGATTTCTTCTTGCTTTCGACGCAGGAGGAACGACGATACGGGCAATTATCTATAAAGAAAATGGGGATGAGCTTGCCAGAGCCTTCCGAACAACCAGCGAGATACGGAGTGAGCAAGGTGCTGTCGAGCACGATCCCGAGGAACTTTTCCAGGCCCTGCTGGCTGCCGGGCGGGAGGCCCTTAGCAAGGCTGCGATCCCTCCCGAAAAGATAGCGGGGGCAGGTATTACCGTTCAACGGGCCACCTTTTGCCTCTGGGATAAAAAAAGCGGAAAGCCGCAATGTAACTTTATCAGCTGGTCGGATGTCCGCGCCGGAGATAAGGCCTTCAAAATGAACCGATCATGCATCTGGAGCGGCATGAAAATTGCCGCTGCCGTTGGCGGGTTCATTACCAGAAGCCCAATGCTTACGGCAACCGGCATGCTCTCTTTCGTTACCGACCATGTTCTGGTGAGGCTCTGCTGGCTTTTTGAACAGCGTCCGGAACTGAGGCAGGCGGCAAAACGAGGTGACCTGCTTTTCGGGACCATCGAAACCTGGTTTCTCTATCGTCTTACCGGAAACAGGGTGCATGCCACCGATACCAGCAACGCTGCGGCGACCAGTCTCTACAACCCCTTTGAGATGAAATGGAACGCCATTTTCTGTAAGCTTTTTTCCATTCCTATGAGGATGCTGCCTGAAGTCAAAAACTCGGCGGACCAATTCGGCCTTACCGATCCATCCTGCTTCGGTGCGTCCATTCCCATAACCGCGCTTATAGGCGATCAAATGGCGGCCCTTTTCGGTCACGGGTGCTTCACCCCCGGCGATGTAAAAATCAGCCAGGGAAGCGGCAGCTTCGTGGATATCAACGTAGGCAGGCAGGGCAAGGTATCCCGCAGAGGGCTTTTTCCCCTGATCGCCTGGACCCTAAGGGGAAAACCGGTATATATGCTCGAAGGATCGGTAGCGACGGCGGGAAGGTTGATCGACTGGCTGGGAAACGGGATAGGGCTCTCCGACACACCCGCGGTGCTCAACGATTATGCCTCCCAGTGTGATGATACCGAAGGGGTTATCTTTGTGCCCACCGCTGCAGGCATTCGGTTTCCCTACTTTAATCCGAAGGCACGGGGGACCATCTTCGGGCTCTCCTTGTCGACACACCGCCGTCATGTTGCAAGGGCCGTACTAGAGGGAATCGCACACAGGGTTGTCGATATTCTCGAAGGAATCGAAAAGGATACCGGTATGTCGATTCGCCGGATCAAGGTAGACGGCGGAGTGAGCAGGAGCAACGTCCTTCTCCAGGCAATCGCCGATCTCTCCGGTCATGAAGTCGAACGCCCCGATGAGACCGATATGACAGCCCGGGGAACCGCTGCCCTTGCGGGGTTGGGGGCGGGGGTGTGGAAAAGCGAGGAAGAACTGGGAAGCATGAGGATGAGTTATGATCACTTTCATCCTCATTTCGACCATAACCAGCGGAGGGAAAAACGAAGACGCTGGAACGAGGCTCTCAAGACCCTTGTTAAGCTTTATCATTAG
- a CDS encoding uracil-DNA glycosylase family protein produces the protein MSIIVKQESKALQEAAKLLSRQVDSMAFSRPPGAVIYNPLDYAWEPFAAYIDRYGGGKKKTLFLGMNPGPWGMAQTGVPFGEVETVKNWLGIDGRIKKPREQHPKRPIEGFDCRRSEVSGLRLWGLMKERFNGPDDFFRDHLIVNYCPLIFLEPSGRNKTPDKLPKEERNRLQEACDIHLKRVIEITGAEYLIGIGKYAEKAFIRVAGAMGKTIASVLHPSPASPAANRGWAGQASKHLEAIGVWVCE, from the coding sequence GTGAGCATTATTGTGAAGCAGGAAAGTAAGGCATTACAGGAGGCGGCTAAACTGCTTAGTCGCCAGGTGGACAGTATGGCATTCAGCCGTCCCCCTGGGGCGGTGATCTACAATCCCCTCGACTATGCATGGGAGCCCTTTGCCGCCTATATCGACCGCTACGGAGGCGGGAAAAAAAAGACACTCTTTCTCGGAATGAATCCGGGTCCATGGGGAATGGCCCAGACCGGAGTACCCTTTGGAGAGGTTGAAACCGTTAAAAACTGGCTCGGCATCGACGGCAGGATAAAGAAACCGAGGGAGCAACATCCCAAACGGCCGATTGAGGGATTCGACTGCAGGCGAAGTGAGGTAAGCGGCCTCAGGCTCTGGGGTCTTATGAAAGAACGATTTAACGGTCCCGACGACTTCTTTCGGGATCATCTTATTGTAAACTACTGCCCGCTTATCTTTTTGGAGCCCTCAGGAAGAAATAAGACCCCGGACAAACTGCCGAAAGAGGAACGGAATCGGCTGCAGGAGGCGTGCGATATTCACCTGAAGCGGGTTATCGAGATTACCGGTGCCGAATATCTGATCGGCATCGGTAAATACGCGGAAAAGGCTTTCATACGAGTAGCAGGTGCAATGGGTAAAACGATAGCCTCGGTCCTTCATCCAAGCCCGGCAAGTCCCGCGGCAAATCGTGGCTGGGCCGGTCAGGCTAGCAAACACTTGGAGGCCATAGGGGTCTGGGTCTGTGAATAA
- a CDS encoding patatin-like phospholipase family protein, whose translation MEKDTGMYFCSLFSVLGRIVLLVFLLLAPHAKINAEEARTDDEPRIALVLQGGGALGIAHIGVIKIIEELGIPIDIVVGTSMGSIIGGLYSIGYTSADLESLVHDTNWLNLFFDNAYAFNEPIWERMDKSRYFSSFIFDRNGIKLPNSLLSDHKILSYFDILTLSEPTPSNFDSLPRQFRAVAADVATGERVVLSSGSLPDAMRASMGIPGIFAPYYVDGRYLIDGGIVDNLPIDVAKELGADFIIAIQLSGTSQFSAEDINRSPFTAVSSSIDILIYQNIRHQLDAADYVLNIDLDGYQAGDFLKSEEILTIGEETARSHLSDFLGVKQRILEIGKKEEKGIVEKPSLPPVDLITVKGGDEGTRVKVHDQLRDLVDQNLETRSLLNFLSDLNNRGNYQSLRLSRFIQEDGRSALNLALGEQEKKENQIMIGYSSASTYSDSINSKDIISAAFVFRGLFTSNSKFTVGFDMNAQPGLAVSFLQPLGKDFYLNLAYSASTENNIYLLNSLDQYSFQFRRSSSRLEIGFAPSPYYDFIVGYRHDTTDIEEDSEMTTVPMLTGEFSILTLDSFIFPQSGIYFNSIFNYVIPNIEESREIKIFETSGAVVIPCFIDPVSFELEWQGGTDFSIDVDDTAAAPSGFKPSLRNRRMFPGEMYTAERTGSYVAGISLMGKYHINWRSKDLGVPIFALLHGAMGYTFQKRDDIRHAEEYRYWNADWGMGIRLNDAFGIMLRVGMSGGFVDDATKGFVAVDIGSFGVR comes from the coding sequence ATGGAAAAGGATACAGGTATGTACTTTTGCTCACTTTTTTCTGTCCTTGGACGTATCGTCCTCTTGGTTTTTCTACTCTTAGCTCCCCATGCAAAGATCAACGCTGAAGAAGCAAGGACAGACGATGAACCGCGCATAGCATTAGTGCTCCAAGGCGGCGGAGCTCTTGGAATCGCTCACATCGGTGTCATCAAGATTATAGAAGAACTGGGAATTCCCATCGATATTGTGGTTGGGACAAGTATGGGATCCATAATCGGCGGGCTCTATTCTATAGGATATACCTCAGCAGATCTTGAGTCCCTTGTCCATGATACAAATTGGTTGAATCTCTTTTTTGACAATGCATATGCTTTCAACGAACCTATATGGGAACGAATGGATAAATCCAGATACTTTTCTTCTTTTATTTTTGACCGAAACGGAATAAAACTTCCCAACAGCCTGTTATCCGATCATAAAATTCTGTCATATTTCGACATCCTGACACTTTCAGAACCGACGCCAAGTAATTTTGATTCCCTTCCCCGGCAATTCAGGGCCGTCGCCGCAGATGTTGCGACCGGAGAACGGGTCGTTTTGAGTAGTGGTTCCCTTCCCGATGCAATGCGAGCGAGTATGGGAATTCCAGGTATCTTTGCTCCCTATTATGTGGATGGGCGTTATCTGATCGATGGCGGTATCGTTGATAATCTGCCGATCGATGTTGCCAAGGAACTGGGCGCCGATTTTATTATTGCAATCCAATTATCAGGAACCTCTCAATTCTCTGCTGAAGATATCAATCGTTCTCCCTTTACCGCTGTATCAAGTTCCATCGATATTCTGATCTACCAGAATATTCGACATCAGCTTGATGCAGCGGATTATGTTCTCAATATCGATCTCGATGGCTATCAGGCCGGGGACTTTCTTAAGAGTGAAGAAATTCTCACCATCGGGGAAGAAACCGCGAGATCTCATCTATCGGATTTCTTAGGTGTTAAACAGAGAATACTTGAGATAGGCAAGAAAGAAGAGAAAGGCATAGTAGAAAAACCATCTCTTCCACCTGTGGATTTGATAACCGTTAAGGGAGGCGACGAAGGTACTCGTGTGAAAGTACATGACCAACTTCGCGATTTGGTGGACCAAAACCTTGAAACTCGATCATTACTGAATTTTCTTTCCGATCTCAATAATAGGGGAAATTATCAGTCGCTTCGCCTGTCCCGTTTCATTCAGGAGGATGGGAGATCTGCCCTGAACCTTGCACTGGGGGAACAGGAAAAAAAAGAAAATCAAATCATGATAGGCTACTCCTCCGCATCAACCTACAGCGATTCAATAAACAGCAAAGACATAATTTCAGCCGCCTTTGTATTCAGGGGGCTCTTTACATCAAATTCAAAATTTACCGTTGGTTTCGACATGAATGCCCAGCCAGGACTTGCCGTATCGTTTTTGCAGCCCCTTGGCAAGGATTTCTATTTGAACCTTGCATATTCGGCAAGTACGGAAAACAATATATATCTCTTGAATAGCCTGGACCAATACTCTTTTCAGTTTAGGAGATCCAGCTCTCGGTTAGAGATTGGTTTTGCCCCTTCGCCGTATTATGACTTCATTGTCGGTTACCGGCATGACACAACCGATATCGAAGAAGACTCCGAGATGACGACGGTGCCTATGCTGACTGGTGAGTTTAGCATTCTAACCTTGGATTCTTTTATCTTCCCACAAAGCGGGATATATTTTAACTCAATATTCAACTACGTGATCCCCAACATTGAAGAATCGCGCGAAATTAAAATTTTCGAAACCTCCGGAGCTGTGGTTATTCCATGTTTCATTGATCCCGTATCATTTGAGCTGGAATGGCAAGGCGGAACTGATTTTTCTATAGATGTCGATGATACGGCAGCCGCACCGTCAGGGTTCAAGCCAAGTCTCCGCAACCGAAGGATGTTTCCGGGGGAGATGTATACAGCCGAGCGTACTGGAAGTTATGTAGCGGGCATCAGCCTGATGGGAAAATATCATATTAATTGGAGAAGCAAGGATTTGGGTGTACCGATTTTTGCCTTGCTTCATGGGGCAATGGGTTACACATTCCAAAAGCGTGATGATATTCGCCATGCCGAGGAGTATCGGTACTGGAATGCAGATTGGGGAATGGGAATACGTTTGAACGATGCATTCGGCATCATGTTGAGAGTTGGTATGTCGGGAGGATTTGTGGATGACGCAACCAAGGGTTTTGTTGCTGTGGATATAGGCTCTTTTGGGGTACGATAG
- a CDS encoding diacylglycerol/lipid kinase family protein codes for MRYKVILNPVAGKGRALTLEPEVEKALKRLGFDFSVSLTAGVMDAAYLAECAYEEGFDVVIAAGGDGTCNEVINGLMRIVDRGETPPAFGVLPVGRGNDFSYGAGVPADFHEACTMIATLPPRPLDVGCIEGGFYPEGRYFGNGIGIGFDTMVGLEAAKLKHVHGFAAYVIGAVKTFLRFPPPPKIRLLFNDQEIQTQANQISILNGKRMGGTFFMAPDGMSDDGLLDLCMTSKALTRLEMAGLIIRYIKGTQAGHRAITTERSAAFSITAQEGGLVCHADGETICTDGRHLEIKLFPGALSIFAPPSCLGEHR; via the coding sequence ATGCGCTACAAGGTCATACTGAATCCGGTTGCAGGCAAGGGCCGGGCCCTTACTCTTGAGCCGGAGGTGGAAAAGGCCTTGAAGCGGCTTGGGTTTGACTTTTCCGTCTCCCTGACAGCGGGAGTTATGGACGCGGCATATCTTGCCGAATGCGCCTATGAGGAAGGCTTCGATGTCGTGATAGCGGCGGGAGGCGATGGGACCTGTAACGAGGTGATAAACGGTCTGATGAGGATCGTCGACCGAGGAGAAACGCCTCCGGCCTTCGGGGTCCTCCCTGTCGGACGGGGAAACGATTTTTCCTATGGTGCCGGTGTACCCGCCGATTTTCACGAGGCCTGTACAATGATTGCGACGCTTCCCCCCCGCCCCCTCGATGTGGGATGCATAGAAGGCGGGTTCTATCCCGAGGGGCGCTACTTCGGAAACGGTATCGGGATTGGGTTCGACACCATGGTCGGACTGGAAGCGGCCAAGCTAAAGCATGTCCACGGATTTGCCGCGTATGTAATCGGCGCCGTAAAGACCTTTCTTCGATTCCCCCCTCCTCCGAAGATTCGCCTCCTTTTTAACGATCAAGAAATCCAGACGCAGGCGAACCAGATAAGTATTCTCAATGGGAAACGAATGGGCGGGACCTTTTTTATGGCGCCGGACGGCATGAGCGATGATGGGCTTCTGGATCTTTGCATGACCAGCAAAGCGCTGACACGACTCGAAATGGCAGGTTTGATTATCAGATACATCAAAGGGACGCAAGCCGGCCACAGGGCGATCACGACCGAACGTTCAGCGGCATTTTCCATCACGGCACAGGAGGGAGGACTTGTATGTCATGCCGACGGCGAAACGATCTGCACCGACGGCCGTCATTTGGAAATTAAGCTCTTTCCCGGGGCCCTTTCCATCTTTGCTCCCCCTTCCTGCTTAGGAGAGCATCGGTGA
- a CDS encoding DEAD/DEAH box helicase produces the protein MKFEEFNLHEDVLAGIKDAGFEACMPVQEATLKETLQGKDVTVQSQTGSGKTAAFLVTIFQRWCTTKPEERRSTMIISPTRELAVQIEDEAKLLGAHMGMNIGCFYGGVGYKQQEEALQKGVDLYIGTPGRLIDFGQNRKIDFTTIGTVVIDEADRLFDMGFYPDIRRMLKMMGPREKRMTLLFSATLGTKVLNVAWEHMNMPVEVSIEPEHITVREITQELYHVEGGKKFSLMLGLLKKYDPPNAIIFTNMKVTAVEVAKRLSRNGYAAKFLMGDLPQKKRLSTIDRVKHGEIRFLVATDVAARGLHVDDLAMVINYDIPEDPESYVHRIGRTARAGKSGRAITLACERYVYGLEPIEQLLEQKIPVEWADDTLFLEDKSAGTDFRSEYRRASSSGARSKGRTFQQGTKGRRKESGGRDAHRGQEPSAPRRNSASPQRSNEAGRRSNQPKKNSGSKSRPNTRKPATAGRPSSAPSERKERKPQYKNPDRKAPVEKRLEMYRQKYGEDFKVVSSTSNSKEAGKKKQKKSIISRIKRKLFKK, from the coding sequence ATGAAATTCGAAGAGTTTAACTTACACGAAGATGTCCTTGCGGGCATCAAAGACGCGGGCTTTGAAGCATGTATGCCCGTACAGGAAGCAACCCTGAAAGAGACACTTCAGGGAAAAGACGTTACGGTCCAGTCGCAAACAGGATCGGGAAAAACCGCAGCCTTTCTCGTTACCATTTTTCAGCGGTGGTGCACCACAAAACCGGAAGAACGGCGGAGTACGATGATCATCTCCCCCACCAGGGAACTTGCCGTCCAGATTGAGGATGAGGCAAAACTTCTCGGAGCCCATATGGGTATGAATATCGGCTGTTTCTACGGCGGTGTCGGTTATAAACAACAGGAAGAGGCCCTGCAAAAGGGGGTCGATCTTTATATCGGGACCCCCGGACGGCTTATCGATTTCGGGCAAAACAGGAAGATTGATTTTACCACCATCGGAACCGTCGTGATCGATGAAGCCGATCGGCTGTTTGATATGGGATTCTACCCCGATATTCGCCGTATGCTGAAGATGATGGGCCCCCGGGAGAAGAGGATGACCCTGCTTTTCAGTGCTACCCTCGGAACCAAGGTGCTTAATGTTGCCTGGGAGCATATGAATATGCCGGTAGAAGTTTCCATCGAACCCGAGCATATTACGGTTCGGGAGATCACTCAGGAACTCTACCATGTGGAAGGGGGAAAGAAATTCTCTCTTATGTTGGGGTTGCTGAAAAAGTACGACCCGCCCAACGCCATCATTTTTACCAACATGAAGGTGACTGCCGTTGAGGTGGCAAAGCGTCTCTCGCGAAATGGTTATGCCGCCAAATTTCTCATGGGTGATCTGCCGCAGAAAAAACGGCTTTCCACCATAGACCGTGTCAAACATGGTGAAATCCGTTTTCTGGTGGCAACGGACGTTGCGGCAAGGGGCCTGCATGTGGACGACCTTGCAATGGTGATCAACTACGATATCCCCGAAGACCCCGAAAGCTATGTACATCGAATTGGAAGGACCGCACGGGCGGGAAAAAGCGGAAGGGCCATAACCCTGGCTTGCGAACGCTACGTCTATGGTCTCGAGCCCATAGAACAGCTGCTCGAACAAAAGATCCCTGTCGAATGGGCCGACGATACACTCTTTCTCGAGGACAAAAGTGCGGGGACTGATTTCCGATCCGAATACAGAAGAGCATCTTCTTCAGGGGCAAGGAGCAAGGGACGCACGTTCCAGCAGGGTACAAAGGGAAGGAGAAAGGAATCAGGAGGCCGCGATGCCCATCGAGGTCAGGAACCCTCGGCTCCCCGCCGAAATTCAGCCTCTCCGCAACGCAGTAACGAGGCCGGACGGCGAAGCAATCAGCCGAAGAAAAATAGTGGGTCCAAAAGCAGACCGAACACTCGAAAACCGGCCACGGCAGGCCGCCCCTCATCAGCCCCGTCGGAGAGAAAAGAGAGAAAGCCGCAGTACAAGAATCCGGACAGAAAGGCCCCGGTCGAAAAGCGGTTGGAAATGTACCGTCAGAAGTACGGAGAGGATTTCAAGGTAGTTTCTTCGACGTCGAACAGCAAAGAGGCTGGTAAAAAGAAGCAAAAAAAGAGCATCATCTCCCGCATTAAGCGGAAGCTCTTCAAAAAATAG
- a CDS encoding HAD family hydrolase, which yields MSERQKEAAIFDVDHTLLRGSTGAAFLLEAFKAGIIPLSLVFRVPIEIVKYRFGIFSFQDIGKKMLPIRGMAIEKLEHIARGRYRQLIQARIFSQALQRIEEERNKGRIIILASSSLDILIAPIVEATKADHFVATRLQADESGLCTGDFIEGPAFGKGKLHKVDRLLRELEIPVGICSFYSDSMYDLPLLDKVKDPQVVNPDRALRRIARKRSWRIHRFRV from the coding sequence GTGAGTGAGCGGCAAAAGGAAGCGGCTATCTTTGATGTCGACCATACCCTTCTTCGCGGCTCCACCGGTGCCGCATTCCTCCTTGAGGCATTCAAGGCAGGAATCATTCCCCTTTCGCTTGTATTCCGGGTCCCAATTGAAATAGTGAAATATCGTTTCGGGATCTTTTCCTTTCAGGATATTGGGAAAAAAATGCTTCCGATTCGCGGTATGGCTATCGAAAAACTTGAACATATAGCTCGAGGACGTTATCGGCAACTCATACAGGCCCGGATCTTCTCACAGGCACTTCAAAGAATCGAGGAAGAACGCAATAAGGGTAGGATTATTATCCTTGCATCCAGCAGCCTCGACATACTGATTGCTCCCATCGTCGAGGCCACGAAGGCCGATCATTTCGTGGCGACAAGGCTCCAGGCCGATGAATCCGGTCTCTGCACCGGTGATTTTATCGAAGGACCGGCCTTCGGCAAAGGAAAACTTCACAAGGTGGACCGCTTGCTCCGGGAACTTGAGATACCGGTCGGTATCTGCTCCTTCTACAGCGACAGCATGTACGATCTCCCTTTACTGGACAAGGTAAAGGACCCCCAGGTCGTCAATCCGGACAGGGCCCTCAGAAGGATCGCCCGAAAGCGCTCCTGGCGAATCCATCGTTTTCGGGTATAA